From the genome of Vicia villosa cultivar HV-30 ecotype Madison, WI linkage group LG2, Vvil1.0, whole genome shotgun sequence, one region includes:
- the LOC131646494 gene encoding citrate-binding protein-like, giving the protein MRTSNVSVVLYLLLLLVSIENIVRVYGEDPTYGFTSVPLTEANFEVQKPYNIPVEQRYSFIDGVHRFWVYAHDKPYSPGSPTQPRTEIRIKGLDYHSGVWQFEGYGYVPKGTSGATIAQIHGAAHGATTLLLRIYNGDMRYYATDLVDKNLYDKWFRLNIIHDVDGGIVTVFIDGDKKYQTKDQGPGDLYFKCGVYAAPAHISNYMESRWRDIKIYKK; this is encoded by the exons ATGAGAACCTCTAACGTTTCTGTGGTTCTATATTTGCTCCTTCTTCTAGTGTCTATTGAAAACATTGTGCGAGTATATGGTGAAGATCCTACTTATGGTTTTACCTCTGTCCCATTGACTGAAGCAAATTTTGAGGTGCAGAAACCATACAATATACCAGTTGAACAAAGGTATAGCTTCATTGATGGTGTTCATAGATTTTGGGTTTATGCTCATGACAAGCCTTACTCTCCTGGTAGCCCTACTCAGCCCCGCACAGAGATTCGCATAAAG GGACTTGACTACCACTCAGGTGTTTGGCAATTTGAAGGTTATGGCTACGTGCCAAAGGGAACATCAGGTGCTACAATAGCACAGATTCATGGTGCAGCACATGGTGCTACGACACTGTTACTAAGAATATACAATGGAGATATGAGGTATTATGCTACAGACTTAGTGGATAAGAATCTTTATGATAAATGGTTCAGACTTAATATCATACATGATGTGGATGGAGGAATAGTGACAGTGTTCATTGATGGAGACAAGAAATATCAAACAAAGGATCAAGGGCCAGGTGATTTGTACTTCAAGTGTGGGGTTTATGCTGCACCTGCTCATATCAGTAACTACATGGAATCAAGGTGGAGAGacatcaaaatatataaaaaatga